The Mucilaginibacter gracilis genomic interval CCCGCCTGCCCATTGCTGTTATCTGGCTAATCAGGCCTTCGGCACGCTCGTCAAACTTGCGACCGTTCAGTATAATATCGGCGCCTTCGCTTGCCAGTCGCAACGCGCATGCCGCTCCAATACCCTGTGTGCTACCCGTAATTAATGCTATTTTGTTTTCAAAACGAATCATAGTAATGCTTTTATTGATGTGATGAAAGGTAAGGTTTATCGCCTCATAAAGTTTACCCCCGCAGCATTTTTAATGATTTGTTAATCTCCCGCTAATTAAACCCGACATTAGAGGCAAGGCCCGCCCTTCAATCCCCCCAGGCCGTAATCACCAGGCTTCTGTTGCCGCCATAATTGCGGTGCTCACACAGGTATATACCCTGCCAGGTGCCCAATGCCAGCCTGCCGTTGCGTATAGGTATCATTACCGAGCAGCCAAGAAGTGCAGCTTTTAAATGCGCGGGCATATCGTCGGGGCCTTCATCGTCGTGCAGGTAGTCAGGGTCGTTTTCCGGAATTGTTTTATTAAAAAACATCTCAAAGTCTTTACGCACTGTAGGGTCGGCATTTTCATTGATGCTTAACGATGCCGAAGTATGCTGTATAAACACCTGGCACATACCCGTTTTAATATTGCCGATGTGCGGCATAGCCTGCAAAATTTCCGACGTGATAAGATGAAACCCTCTTTTACGCTCCCTCAGTTGGATGCCTTGCTGGTACATTTGCATAGCTTGTTGCTTTAATTTAACCTAACAAATTTATAAGCTTATTTGTGTTTAAGGCACCAAAACAATATCTTTAGGCATAAACTATTGTAAATGGAGCAGCTTTTTCAGCTAAAAAAAAATAACACCACCATCTTAACCGAAGTTATAGCCGGGGCATCGTCATTTTTGGCAACGGCATACATTATAGTAGTTAACCCCGCCATTTTAAGCCAGGCCGGTATGCCCTTTGCCGCCGTACTAACTGCCACCATACTGGTATCGTTTTTCAGCAGTTTAATGATGGGGCTTTACGCCAACAACCCCATACTGGTAGCACCAGGTATGGGCCTTAACGCGTTTTTTACCTTCACCGTAGTTTTGGGCATGAAAGTGCCCTGGCAAACCGCACTTGGCGCAGTTTTTTGGGCGGGTATTGTATTTTTGCTGTTATCAATATTTAACATCCGCACACATATTGTAAAAGCAATCCCTAAGCAGTTACGCTATGCCATAACTGCCGGCATAGGTTTATTTATAACCCTTATAGGTTTTACCAGTGCCAAATTTATTATAGCCAACCCGGCAACCATTATAGGCATTGGTGCTTTAAAACCGGCATTAATAACCTTTTTAGCAGGTTTTTTTGTGATGGCTGTTTTACTTATCCGCAAGGTTAAGGGAGCCATATTGTTTGGCATATTGTTTACAACGTTGGCGGCCTATCCAATCGGAAGGTTTTGGGGAGGTGCCGATGCCATAGTAACCTGGAAAGGAGCCTTCGCTTTGCCCGATTTTAGTTTACTCTTTAAGCTCGATCTGGTAAATTCGCTCAAATGGTCGTTCCTGCCCGTTATATTTGCTTTCGTTTTCACGGATATGTTTGATAGCCTGTCAACCTTTATCGGCCTGGCCGAGGCCGCCAACCTGCTCGACGAGCATGGCGAACCCCAAAACGTAAAGCAATCCCTTTTAACCGATGCCGTTTCAACAACGTTGGCAAGTTTGGTAGGCTCAAGCCCCGGCACGGCCTATATCGAATCGGCTGTGGGCATAGGCAGTGGAGGCCGCACAGGTTTAACCGCCGTGGTTGGTGCCCTGCTGTTTTTGCCTTTCCTGTTTATGGCACCGCTGCTATCGGTAGTTCCGGCAATTGCCACGGCCCCCGCTTTGGTATTAGTTGGCGTGTTTATGCTCCAGGCAGTAACCAAAATTAACTGGACTGTGTTAGACGATGCCATTCCCGCCTTTCTGGCCCTGGTGTTAATTCCTTTCACCTATTCTATAACCCAGGGTATCATCTGGGGATTTTTAAGCTTTACCATAATCAAGGTATTTTGCGGTAAAAGCAGCGAAATTAGTATTGCCCTTTGGGTAATGGATGCTTTTGCTATAGCCGCCCTCATATTAGCATAAACCACCACAATGAAGAAATTTATAGTCCTCGCCCTATTCGCCCTAACCTTTACTCGCCTTGCAAACGCGCAGGAGCCCGTTAAAAACACAACCGGCATTTTAGGGGCGTTTGGTGCCGAAGTGTCGCTCATCCATTCACTCATTCAGGATGCTAAAGAGCTTACCATCCAAAACATAAAATTTACCGAAGGCACCCTTAACGGTCATCATGTGGTACTGGCGCAGACCGGCATGGGCAAAGTAAACGCAGCCATAACAACCACGCTCATGCTCGATCATTTTGCGCCGTCACAGGTATTATTTACCGGCATAGCCGGTGGGGTTGACCCCGATCTTTCGCCCGGCGACCTGGTGATAGGCAGCAAACTCGCCTATCACGATTATGGCTCCATCACTCCCGATGGGATGCTGCGACGTGCAACCCAAAGTGCCGTTACCCAAATGCCCAACCCCGAATACTTTCCTTGTTCGGCAAACCTGATAACGCTGGCGCAGCAGGTAAGCAGCAATATCCAGTTTCAAAATGTGGGCCGCGCGGGCCGTTCGCCCAAAGTGGTTACCGGTGTAATTGTTACCGGCGATGTATTTGTATCATCAAACACGGCAACCCAACAACTTTGGGCCAATATGCATGCCGAAGCTACCGAAATGGAAGGCGCAGCCGTGGCCCAGGCCTGCTGGCAGCAAAAGGTGCCATTTTTGGTTATCCGTAGCCTTAGTGATAGTGCCAGTAACAATGCTCACGATGATGTTGCCGCCTTTTACCAAACGGCTGCGCATAACTCGGCAACACTGGTAATGGCCATTGTTGGTAAAATAAAATAGCCGTTGGGCGCGTTTGCGCAAAATTATTATTGCGTTTTTAAGTAAAAATCAATTTTCGTTAAATTTTTTTTCAAAAAAACAATCAAAAATTAAAATAATAATTTAATCTGGGTTTAATTTTGCAAAAAGTATTTTTAACAAGTAATTTTCGCATCTTTGAGAAGGTATTATCCTGTATTCATTAATACAGCCTTATTCTAAAAAATATAATGGATCTATCACACGCTAACCACAGTAACGGTTCACTCGACGAACTCGACTTTTCAATTTTAATGTTATTGCAGGAAGATGGCCGAATGTCGTTCACCGTAATGGCCGAAAAGTTAGGCGTTTCCATCAGTAACATCCGTACCCGCGTTGGCAAACTCATCGATGATAAAACCATCCAGATAGTTGGCCGCGTAAACCCCGAAAAGGTTGGCTTCCACGCTTACGCCCACATCAAAATATCAGTACGCCCGGCTAACCTCATCGAGAGCGTTGCCCACAAGGTAATGGAATTTCCCGAAGTAAGCTTCCTGGCCAGTACCTCCGGCGATTTTGACCTCGAAGTTGACGTTATGTGCCGCGACAACAGCCACCTGGTAGAAGTAGTGAACGAACGCATAGCCCGCATTGAAGGCGTATACCAAACCAAAACCGACATGTACTTTAAAGTACTCAAACTGGCCCAGCCCGATTTAAGCGGGTTAAGATAAGAAACTAAAAACACCACAAAAATGTCATTTCGACGAAAGGAGAAATATTCTGCAAGCGATTGGTATGCTGTAGATATTTTATATTAGTCCGATATATTAGTTTAGTTATGTTAGTCCGGATTTATAACCCGGTCTAACCTATTCAGGGATCTGTAATCCATGAAACATAGTAAACGCAACGGCCCAATTTCAACAGTTACGCGCCACGCTTTTGCGCTACACTATAAGATTTAGTTACGGTATAGATTGCGGATTTGAATTAAATCTCGCTCTAAGTTTTTCATTTAATAGAGAGGCATCTAAGGTGCCATCATTTATAGCATCTTGCACTATTGCCACCACTTTACTTTCAATTATAATTCTAATTTCGAATATTTTTAATTTTTCTTCTTTATTTAAAGAAGAAAAATAGTCTACTCTTTTTTTAATAAAATCTGCAAATATTTTAAGCCGTGAATAGTTTAGATTTATTAAATCAAAATGATATTTGTTTAGTGATGGGATATGTGATTTTCCTTGTTCGGGCGCATGTTCAATAACTAAATCATTTTCGATAAAAAAAGATTCGTCTATTGTCAAGATATTCATGGAACTAAGATTTTCTACGTTTTCAGATGTAGCCATAGCTAAAACGCATCTCTTTATAGCTTCTTCATTTAGTTCTTCAATTTCCCAAAATGATAAACTATTTTTAAATGTTCGTAAACATGAAGTTATAGCATCGGCAGAAATTTCACCATCAATATCCTTAGCCCATTTTGCCATTAAAATCTTACGAGCAAAAAGGCGCATTATAATAATTGTAATTGTTCTAACACTAGATCTTTATATAAATCTATAAAACCGATTTCACAATTCATTTTTTGCAGAGTATTTATAAAGGCTTTATCATTCCACTTTTCGATACACTTTATTATTTGTTCAGCAATCTCAACATCTGGATGTTTTTCATATTGAAATATACATATCATAAGCATCGTACGAGCAAAAGATTGAAGTTTTGAAAACTCAACGAAGGAAAGAATTTTTAATATTCCACATACGATTGCAACATTATTTAAATTTTGAGTCAACAAATCATTTAACCATTCTCCAGAAGCAATGCCATAATCTGCATAATATTTATTATATGTAGACAAGGTATATGATTCATAAAAGTCATCCGGTTCCTCGTTTTTTATCGATATTAATAAATCGGTTGAAAATCTAGCTTTAGCTTTAATAAAATCTCCATTTTTATATAAATCTTCAAATTGCAAAAAGTTATAAGTGTCATTATTAGGTGAGGTTGGTTCATCGATAGATTGAACACTTACACTTAGGCTAACGCCGGTGTCATTAATATTTTCCATGTAATGTAAGTTTATGATTTATTAAATCTTGATTCAAGTGATTGATAAAAATCGTTCAGCCATTTAGATGAGTTATTATAAAAATTGGTATAATCAACAGCAGAAAATCTGATGTTTTGTGCTTCTGGAATAGTATTAATATCTAATTGAAGATTTACTGCGTTTTGCCTAACGATTATTCCATTTATTGATATTTCAGCCGCACCATAAGAAAAAATATAAACATTGTTACACAGTTCCTTTTTTGAACCGAAATCCCTAATGTAGCGGTAATTGGCTCTATTATTCCAATCGGTTGGAACTGAGTTTTCAAAAAGCTCAGTGGTATGATAAAAAGGTTTGAAATCGTTTGTCAAGGCTTTGGCATCTAAGTTTTGACTTGTTAGATTGATAACAATACCTAACCGATTAGATTTTTTTTCGTATTTTTTGTTGATTATTTCTAAAATGTCTATCACTTGATCACAAAAAGCTTGGATACTATTAAATACACCGGTAGCGTTGTAGTTCGCCTGAATATCAATTCTGTTAATGCCAAAATTGATGGTTAATGAATTGTCGAGTTTGTAAAATCTAAGTCTATTTGTTACGATATTACTTGTTTTTGTATCTAACTCGTTATATGCTCCTGGGATAACTTCAAATTTAGCCAAATCTTGATAAAGGGCCCTCATCAAATTGGGCTCGGGAGTGATCTCTTGATTGTTGGTGTAAATGGATGCTGTAAATTTTACAGGCAAAAACTTATCAGGCATAGGAGTTGATAATGTTATTGATCTTAATTTTCGAATTGAGACAAAACTATTATTTTTTACCTATCAAACAATAAATAACGTAAAAGTTTTACATAATTTAACAGTTTACTAATAAATATCATCCTCGCTAAACCACTAACCCCCGCAAGCACACTGTGCCGCCCACGCCAATCAATCATGCAACCCAAAATAACCCTACGTTAGTCCGAATTTATAATCCGGTCTAACCTATTCGGGTATTTGTAATCCCCGAACCCCAGAACACCCGCAATGATACCCGTATCCTCGCTACGCCAATCAATCACGCAACCCAAAACAACCCTTTCGTATTTCTGCATTTTTTGCGAAAAAAAACCAAAATTTTGCATATTTTGTTTTTTGTGTGTATGTTTAAACTTTATTAACAATTGTTTAGGCTTTTATAGTTATTAGGTAAATGTAAATTTACAAATTAGGCTCGGCTAAACAATCGCCAATTAATATTACTAATCTAAATTATAATAAATGAAGTACGGTTCAGTTAAAAATTATATAAACGGCCAGTTTGTTGATACCCAAGCCACTAATTATATTGATGTGGTTTCCCCGGTTGATGGGGCGTTACTATCTAAGGTTCCATTATCCGGCTCGTCCGATTTGGATGCAGCCGTTCAATCAGCCAAAGCGGCGTTCAAATCATGGTCGGGCACACCAATTAAAGAGCGTGTGCAGGTATTTTTTAAATACAAACAACTATTACATCAAAATCTCGAAGAGTTATCGAAACTTATAGTTGAAGAAAACGGCAAAACCTACAGCGAAGCCGTTGCCGAAATAGAAAAAGCCATTGAGTTAACCGAGTTTGCCACATCGTTACCGCAATTAATAACCGGCGAACTGCTCGAAGTAAGCAAAGGCATAGAGTGCCGCACCGAGTACGTGCCATTGGGCGTAGTAGCATCCATAGTGCCTTTCAACTTCCCAAGCATGGTACCCAACTGGACAATCCCCAACGCCATAGCACTCGGTAACTGCATGATTATCAAACCATCCGAAAAAGTACCATTAAGCGTTGGCCGCATTGCCGAATTATTAAAAGAAGCCGGTTTGCCCGATGGCGTTTTCAACGTGGTACACGGCGACAGCCAGATAGTTGAAGCCATTTGCGATCATCCCGGCATCGAGGCCGTATCATTTGTAGGCTCAACCAAAGTGGCTAAAATAGTTTACCGCCGCGCCACCTATAATTACAAACGTTGTTTAGCTTTAGGCGGCGCAAAAAACCACCTGCTGGTATTGCCCGACGCCATTCCGGGGATGACGGCGGCTAACATCACCGCATCCATGAGCGGTTGCGGCGGGCAGCGTTGCATGGCTGCGTCGGCTATGGTAGGCGTTGGCGAGGTAGATCACATCATCGCCAAAATTGTTGAAGAAGCACAAAAAGTAGTTGCAGGTAACAACCTGGGCGCGGTAATCAGCAAACAATCTAAAGATAACATTGAACGTTATATAACCAGTGCCGAAGCTCAGGGCGCAAAA includes:
- a CDS encoding secondary thiamine-phosphate synthase enzyme YjbQ; protein product: MQMYQQGIQLRERKRGFHLITSEILQAMPHIGNIKTGMCQVFIQHTSASLSINENADPTVRKDFEMFFNKTIPENDPDYLHDDEGPDDMPAHLKAALLGCSVMIPIRNGRLALGTWQGIYLCEHRNYGGNRSLVITAWGD
- a CDS encoding NCS2 family permease, which gives rise to MEQLFQLKKNNTTILTEVIAGASSFLATAYIIVVNPAILSQAGMPFAAVLTATILVSFFSSLMMGLYANNPILVAPGMGLNAFFTFTVVLGMKVPWQTALGAVFWAGIVFLLLSIFNIRTHIVKAIPKQLRYAITAGIGLFITLIGFTSAKFIIANPATIIGIGALKPALITFLAGFFVMAVLLIRKVKGAILFGILFTTLAAYPIGRFWGGADAIVTWKGAFALPDFSLLFKLDLVNSLKWSFLPVIFAFVFTDMFDSLSTFIGLAEAANLLDEHGEPQNVKQSLLTDAVSTTLASLVGSSPGTAYIESAVGIGSGGRTGLTAVVGALLFLPFLFMAPLLSVVPAIATAPALVLVGVFMLQAVTKINWTVLDDAIPAFLALVLIPFTYSITQGIIWGFLSFTIIKVFCGKSSEISIALWVMDAFAIAALILA
- a CDS encoding 5'-methylthioadenosine/adenosylhomocysteine nucleosidase; protein product: MKKFIVLALFALTFTRLANAQEPVKNTTGILGAFGAEVSLIHSLIQDAKELTIQNIKFTEGTLNGHHVVLAQTGMGKVNAAITTTLMLDHFAPSQVLFTGIAGGVDPDLSPGDLVIGSKLAYHDYGSITPDGMLRRATQSAVTQMPNPEYFPCSANLITLAQQVSSNIQFQNVGRAGRSPKVVTGVIVTGDVFVSSNTATQQLWANMHAEATEMEGAAVAQACWQQKVPFLVIRSLSDSASNNAHDDVAAFYQTAAHNSATLVMAIVGKIK
- a CDS encoding Lrp/AsnC family transcriptional regulator codes for the protein MDLSHANHSNGSLDELDFSILMLLQEDGRMSFTVMAEKLGVSISNIRTRVGKLIDDKTIQIVGRVNPEKVGFHAYAHIKISVRPANLIESVAHKVMEFPEVSFLASTSGDFDLEVDVMCRDNSHLVEVVNERIARIEGVYQTKTDMYFKVLKLAQPDLSGLR
- a CDS encoding CoA-acylating methylmalonate-semialdehyde dehydrogenase encodes the protein MKYGSVKNYINGQFVDTQATNYIDVVSPVDGALLSKVPLSGSSDLDAAVQSAKAAFKSWSGTPIKERVQVFFKYKQLLHQNLEELSKLIVEENGKTYSEAVAEIEKAIELTEFATSLPQLITGELLEVSKGIECRTEYVPLGVVASIVPFNFPSMVPNWTIPNAIALGNCMIIKPSEKVPLSVGRIAELLKEAGLPDGVFNVVHGDSQIVEAICDHPGIEAVSFVGSTKVAKIVYRRATYNYKRCLALGGAKNHLLVLPDAIPGMTAANITASMSGCGGQRCMAASAMVGVGEVDHIIAKIVEEAQKVVAGNNLGAVISKQSKDNIERYITSAEAQGAKILVDGRNTVVAGKEDGFYVGPTVIDYVTPDMDVAREEIFGPVISIMRAKTLDEALAIENANPYGNAAAVFTQNGGAARHVISNASAGMIGVNVGVPVPREPFSFGGWNESKFGVGDITGKSSIEFWTKLKKTTTKWNPEAGVNWMS